In a single window of the Pseudanabaena sp. BC1403 genome:
- a CDS encoding pentapeptide repeat-containing protein, with the protein MNLTDFTKANLTKSSLEGINLKGADLKRVNLSNAKLADSMLSKANLTGAFLHRADLNRANLVEANLTEANLTSAFLIKADLQRACLNEAYLVAANLNSANLTSASLINADLSLATLTGACLNGANLSRAKLNGTFFIESNLLGADLSDADFTGALMIKANLSGANLSQACLMNVDLTEANLTGAELHGVDLSGAILNAANLNAVDLVYANLSGGSLSRANLGWANLLGANLEKANLVGSDLSWANLNESNLAEADLSWTNLTGAFLMKSDLNGANLNGVNLSNANLSGANLSGANLMGANLSGADLSNVDLRGAYLIRTNLHNAILNEANLTGANLDEAVLNGASLNRANLNRANLTRASLTGANLKGAFMLWTNLRGAFMLWTNLDGANMTGAILPTDK; encoded by the coding sequence GTGAATCTTACCGACTTTACCAAAGCAAATCTTACCAAATCAAGCCTAGAAGGAATCAACCTCAAGGGAGCAGATCTCAAGCGCGTTAATCTTAGTAACGCCAAGCTTGCAGACTCGATGCTTTCCAAAGCAAATCTCACTGGCGCATTTCTTCATCGAGCTGATCTCAACCGAGCCAATCTAGTCGAAGCAAATTTAACTGAAGCAAATCTTACATCCGCCTTCTTAATCAAGGCGGATCTACAAAGAGCCTGTCTCAATGAAGCTTATCTAGTTGCTGCCAATCTCAATTCAGCAAATTTAACTAGCGCATCTTTGATTAACGCCGATCTTAGTCTTGCCACCCTCACAGGAGCCTGTCTCAATGGTGCAAATCTCAGTCGAGCCAAGCTAAATGGCACATTTTTTATTGAGTCGAATTTACTGGGAGCCGATCTCAGTGATGCCGATTTTACTGGGGCACTGATGATCAAGGCGAATCTCAGTGGGGCAAATCTTAGTCAAGCTTGCTTGATGAACGTTGATTTGACAGAAGCCAATCTCACAGGGGCAGAATTGCACGGAGTTGATCTTAGTGGCGCAATCTTAAATGCAGCAAATCTCAATGCCGTTGATCTTGTCTATGCCAATTTGAGCGGTGGTTCACTTAGTCGCGCTAACTTGGGCTGGGCAAATTTACTTGGGGCAAACTTAGAAAAAGCTAATTTAGTTGGATCTGATCTGAGTTGGGCAAATTTGAACGAATCCAACCTAGCCGAAGCAGATTTGAGTTGGACAAATCTGACGGGTGCATTTTTGATGAAATCCGATCTCAATGGCGCGAACCTGAACGGGGTGAATCTATCTAATGCCAATCTTAGCGGTGCAAATTTGAGTGGTGCAAATTTGATGGGCGCGAATTTAAGTGGAGCTGATTTAAGTAATGTTGACCTACGAGGAGCTTATTTGATCCGCACCAATTTACATAATGCAATTTTAAACGAAGCTAATTTGACTGGTGCAAATCTAGATGAAGCAGTATTAAACGGAGCTAGTTTAAATCGTGCCAATCTCAATCGGGCCAATCTTACTAGAGCAAGTTTAACAGGTGCAAACTTGAAAGGAGCTTTTATGTTGTGGACAAACTTAAGAGGGGCTTTTATGTTGTGGACAAATTTGGATGGCGCAAATATGACAGGCGCAATTTTGCCTACAGACAAATAA
- the pyrH gene encoding UMP kinase, which produces MNVTTKEIAKETKSESKIPKYKRILLKLSGEALMGDRSFGIDPEVVQDIALQVAEIVKDGTEVAIVVGGGNIFRGINGADKGMDRATADYIGMIATVMNALTLQDAFEHLDEPIQTRVMSAIAMQEIAEPYIRRRAIRHLENNRVVIFGAGSGNPYFTTDTTAALRGAEINAEVILKATKVDGIYDSDPKKNPDAKRFQTVSFDHALIHDLRVMDATAFALCKENGIPIIVFDLGVTGNIRRVIMGESIGTYVGGSCEIN; this is translated from the coding sequence ATGAACGTAACTACAAAAGAAATTGCAAAAGAAACAAAAAGTGAATCTAAAATCCCGAAATATAAACGCATTTTACTAAAGCTCAGTGGCGAAGCACTCATGGGCGATCGCAGCTTTGGGATTGATCCTGAAGTCGTCCAAGATATTGCCTTACAAGTTGCCGAAATTGTTAAAGATGGGACTGAGGTAGCGATCGTCGTTGGTGGTGGTAATATTTTTCGCGGTATTAACGGTGCTGACAAAGGTATGGATCGAGCCACGGCTGATTATATTGGCATGATTGCTACCGTGATGAACGCACTGACTTTACAAGATGCTTTTGAGCATCTGGATGAACCGATTCAGACAAGAGTTATGTCAGCGATCGCTATGCAAGAGATCGCTGAACCATATATCCGCCGTCGTGCCATTCGCCACCTTGAAAATAATCGGGTGGTTATTTTTGGCGCAGGCTCAGGTAATCCCTATTTCACCACTGATACGACTGCGGCTTTGCGTGGAGCCGAGATTAATGCTGAAGTGATCCTGAAAGCAACTAAAGTTGATGGCATTTATGACAGTGATCCGAAGAAAAATCCTGATGCAAAACGTTTTCAAACTGTTAGTTTCGACCATGCGCTAATCCATGATTTACGGGTAATGGATGCTACTGCCTTTGCGTTATGCAAAGAAAATGGTATTCCAATTATTGTGTTCGATCTCGGTGTTACAGGTAACATTCGTCGCGTCATCATGGGAGAATCGATTGGTACTTATGTTGGAGGCTCTTGTGAAATTAACTGA
- a CDS encoding M3 family metallopeptidase — MSEVNNPLLIGKGLPPFPDIKPEQVIPAITQLLEETSKGLTELEANLQPTWAGLVEPLERLTERIGWSWGAIEHLLSVKNSAELREAHKVVQPKVIEFFNRFSQSQPVYKAYKAIYGSSEWDNLDPAQKRIVEAAMRDAELSGVGLEGELKEKFNAIQMELAELSTNFSNHVLDATKAFSMTLTLPEEIEGLPPSLLAQAAQAARLDGDDKATPENGPWCITLDYPSYVPFMQHSCRRDLREKLYRAFVRRAASGEFDNSPLIDRILELRKQKAELLGYPTYAELSLARKMAPNVEAVEKLLEELRQSSYTAAVAEYAELKEFAKSQGSSTLGDLKHWDTSYWAERQRETKFNFTVEELRPYFPLPQVLEGLFALVKRLFGVTVVAADGKAPIWHESVRFFEIQNEQNQAIAYFYLDPYSRPAEKRGGAWMNDCIGRAKVIEDGQPITRLPVAYLICNQSPPVDGKPSLMTFGEVETLFHEFGHGLQHMLTKVDYSGASGINNVEWDAVELPSQFMENWCYDRATLFGMAKHYETGDTLPESYYQKLIDSKNYMSGSGMLRQLHFSLVDIELHHRYQSGGSETPMQLRSRLAETTMVIPPLPEDNFLCSFGHIFSGGYAAGYYSYKWAEVLSADAFAAFEEVGLENDEAIASTGRLYRDTVLALGGSKHPMEVFKTFRGREPSTAPLLRHSGLAKV, encoded by the coding sequence ATGAGTGAAGTTAATAATCCTCTCCTGATCGGCAAAGGATTACCGCCATTTCCAGATATCAAGCCCGAACAGGTCATTCCTGCAATTACTCAATTACTCGAAGAAACAAGCAAGGGATTGACCGAACTGGAAGCCAATCTTCAGCCTACATGGGCAGGGCTAGTAGAGCCATTAGAGCGTTTGACTGAGCGCATTGGTTGGAGCTGGGGTGCGATCGAGCATTTACTCAGTGTCAAAAATAGTGCCGAATTGCGCGAAGCTCATAAGGTAGTGCAACCTAAGGTAATTGAATTTTTTAATCGCTTTAGCCAGAGCCAGCCAGTTTATAAAGCCTATAAAGCAATTTATGGATCATCGGAGTGGGATAACCTTGACCCCGCCCAAAAACGGATCGTCGAAGCCGCGATGCGGGATGCAGAATTGTCGGGTGTGGGTTTAGAAGGGGAATTAAAAGAAAAGTTCAACGCGATTCAAATGGAACTTGCCGAACTTTCCACTAATTTCTCAAATCATGTACTTGATGCCACCAAAGCATTTAGCATGACTTTGACTTTACCCGAAGAAATCGAAGGTTTACCTCCGAGCCTCCTTGCCCAAGCTGCCCAAGCTGCTCGTCTGGACGGTGATGATAAAGCCACGCCTGAAAATGGACCTTGGTGCATTACGCTTGACTATCCTAGTTATGTTCCATTCATGCAGCATAGCTGCCGTCGAGATCTACGCGAGAAACTCTATCGCGCCTTTGTCAGACGTGCCGCCAGTGGTGAGTTTGACAACTCTCCATTAATCGATCGCATTCTAGAATTGCGTAAGCAAAAGGCAGAACTGCTCGGATATCCGACATATGCAGAACTCAGTCTTGCTCGGAAAATGGCTCCCAATGTTGAGGCAGTTGAGAAATTACTAGAAGAATTGCGTCAGTCTAGTTATACTGCCGCAGTAGCCGAGTATGCAGAACTAAAGGAATTTGCAAAGTCTCAAGGCTCATCGACCTTGGGTGATCTTAAGCATTGGGATACCTCCTATTGGGCGGAACGTCAGCGGGAAACTAAGTTCAATTTCACTGTAGAAGAATTGCGTCCTTATTTCCCACTTCCGCAAGTTTTGGAAGGTTTATTTGCCCTTGTAAAGCGCTTGTTTGGCGTGACAGTAGTTGCGGCGGATGGCAAAGCTCCAATCTGGCATGAGAGTGTCCGTTTCTTTGAAATTCAAAACGAACAAAATCAAGCGATCGCCTATTTTTATCTCGATCCCTATAGTCGTCCTGCGGAAAAGCGTGGCGGTGCATGGATGAATGATTGCATCGGACGAGCTAAAGTGATCGAAGATGGTCAGCCCATTACTCGTTTACCCGTTGCCTATCTAATTTGCAACCAGTCACCTCCCGTTGATGGTAAACCTAGCCTGATGACCTTTGGCGAAGTAGAAACTCTTTTCCATGAATTCGGACATGGCTTGCAGCATATGCTGACTAAGGTTGATTATTCAGGCGCTTCAGGCATTAATAATGTTGAATGGGATGCGGTGGAACTTCCTAGTCAGTTTATGGAAAACTGGTGCTACGATCGCGCTACTTTGTTTGGCATGGCGAAACACTATGAAACTGGCGACACACTGCCCGAATCCTATTACCAAAAACTAATCGATTCCAAAAACTACATGAGTGGTTCAGGCATGTTGCGTCAGTTACATTTCAGCCTTGTGGATATCGAACTGCATCATCGCTATCAAAGCGGTGGCTCAGAGACTCCAATGCAATTGCGATCGCGTCTTGCAGAAACGACGATGGTAATCCCACCCTTGCCAGAAGATAACTTCCTCTGTTCTTTTGGTCATATTTTCTCAGGTGGATATGCCGCAGGTTACTACAGCTACAAGTGGGCAGAAGTCCTCAGCGCGGATGCCTTTGCAGCCTTTGAGGAAGTAGGACTCGAAAATGATGAGGCGATCGCATCAACTGGCAGGCTCTACCGCGATACGGTACTTGCCCTCGGTGGTAGTAAGCATCCAATGGAAGTCTTTAAAACCTTCCGAGGACGTGAGCCAAGTACCGCACCTTTGTTGCGTCATAGTGGTTTAGCCAAGGTCTAA
- a CDS encoding apocytochrome f — protein MKKALFRANRLIVGVSLCILTSLTLLFGLNTESALAYPYFAQEAYKNPREATGRIVCANCHLAQKGIELELPQAVLPDTVFEAVVKLPYDHTKQQVSADGSKTGLNVGAVLVLPEGFKIAPEDRLSEELKEKVKDTYYQPYSDTQENIVLVGPVSGDDYSEIVFPVLAPDPAKDKNIHFLKYSVSAGGNRGRGQVYPTGEKSNNNEYNSSVSGLVTQISPIAPNEDEGVYGGYEISIQTTDGSIAVEKVPAGAELVVEPGSDVRVGSPLTTNPNVGGFGQHDGEIVLQDPRRIQWLLAFFASVIVTQILLVLKKKQVEKVQAAEMNF, from the coding sequence ATGAAAAAAGCTTTGTTCCGTGCCAACCGTTTGATTGTGGGAGTCAGTCTTTGTATCCTCACAAGTTTAACTTTACTATTTGGGCTGAATACCGAATCTGCTCTTGCCTATCCTTATTTTGCCCAAGAAGCTTATAAAAATCCTCGCGAAGCCACTGGTCGTATTGTTTGCGCTAACTGTCACCTAGCTCAAAAAGGGATTGAATTAGAACTACCTCAAGCTGTTCTTCCCGACACTGTATTTGAAGCTGTTGTCAAACTGCCTTACGACCACACCAAACAACAAGTAAGTGCTGATGGTAGCAAAACAGGTTTGAATGTTGGTGCAGTTTTAGTATTGCCTGAAGGTTTCAAAATTGCTCCTGAAGATCGCTTGTCTGAAGAGCTTAAGGAAAAAGTCAAGGACACATATTACCAACCTTACAGCGATACCCAAGAAAATATCGTCCTAGTTGGGCCAGTCTCTGGTGATGATTATTCAGAAATTGTTTTCCCCGTTCTTGCTCCTGATCCTGCTAAAGATAAGAACATTCACTTCTTGAAATATTCAGTAAGCGCTGGTGGAAACCGTGGTCGTGGACAGGTTTATCCTACTGGCGAAAAGAGCAATAACAACGAATATAACTCTTCGGTTTCTGGTCTAGTTACTCAAATTAGCCCGATCGCACCAAATGAAGATGAAGGTGTCTACGGTGGTTATGAAATTTCGATCCAAACTACTGATGGCAGCATTGCTGTTGAGAAGGTTCCTGCTGGTGCTGAACTAGTTGTGGAACCTGGTAGTGATGTTAGGGTTGGTTCTCCTCTAACCACAAACCCCAATGTTGGTGGCTTTGGTCAGCATGATGGCGAAATCGTCCTGCAAGATCCTCGCCGCATTCAGTGGTTGCTAGCATTCTTTGCTTCTGTCATCGTTACCCAAATTTTGTTGGTACTGAAGAAGAAGCAAGTCGAAAAAGTCCAAGCAGCAGAAATGAATTTCTAA
- a CDS encoding pentapeptide repeat-containing protein: protein MKARELVDRFNQGFRDFSDTDLSRENLTGMGLTAINLANANLSEANLSCSTLNEANLYGAKLNTTILYRASLSDANLCDADLNGASLVKADLHGARLERANLRDADLTGANLNAVSLANSDLTGANLSCVSLVGANLEGANLAEAFLKGANLDGAKLNGANLEGANLSGASFSEANLSYANLTASDLSHANLYAANLSDALLSKADLSGANLSNANLNDANLKEADLNGTFLVDAQLGRACLDGANLSKSNCYKANFKGAFLLRTNLNGANLNCTDFSNASLQPVDQEADRNPECVTD, encoded by the coding sequence ATGAAAGCTAGAGAACTAGTCGATCGCTTTAACCAAGGCTTTCGAGATTTTAGTGATACAGATCTTAGTCGTGAAAATCTCACTGGTATGGGCTTGACCGCGATCAATCTGGCTAATGCCAATCTGAGCGAAGCAAACCTATCTTGCTCCACTTTAAATGAAGCAAATTTATATGGTGCAAAGCTAAATACGACCATCCTATACCGCGCTAGTCTCAGTGATGCAAATCTCTGTGATGCAGATCTAAATGGTGCTAGTCTGGTTAAGGCTGATTTGCATGGTGCTAGGTTAGAACGAGCAAATCTAAGAGATGCTGACTTAACTGGCGCAAATCTTAATGCGGTGAGTCTTGCCAACTCTGACTTGACGGGAGCCAATTTAAGTTGTGTGTCTCTAGTCGGAGCCAACCTAGAGGGAGCAAATCTCGCAGAAGCATTTTTGAAAGGAGCAAACTTAGATGGCGCAAAACTAAATGGAGCTAATCTTGAAGGTGCTAACTTAAGTGGGGCGAGTTTTAGTGAAGCGAATCTTAGTTATGCAAATCTCACTGCATCTGATCTTTCTCATGCAAATTTATATGCAGCCAATCTTAGCGATGCCTTATTATCAAAAGCTGATCTAAGTGGGGCAAACCTAAGTAATGCCAATCTTAATGATGCCAATCTAAAAGAAGCCGATCTTAATGGCACATTTCTAGTTGATGCTCAGCTAGGTCGGGCATGTCTAGATGGTGCAAATCTTAGTAAATCCAATTGCTACAAAGCTAATTTTAAAGGTGCATTTTTACTAAGAACAAATCTAAATGGGGCAAATTTGAATTGCACAGATTTCTCCAATGCTTCTCTGCAACCAGTCGATCAAGAGGCGGATCGCAATCCAGAGTGCGTGACTGATTAG
- the frr gene encoding ribosome recycling factor, producing MKLTDVEARMQKAVEATQHNFNSVRTGRANASLLDRITVEYYGAETHLKALANISSPDATTLMIQPFDRSSMRAIEKAISESDIGLTPNNDGSSIRLNIPPLTTDRRKELVKMVSKLAEEGKVAVRNVRRDAIDSLRKLEKAKEISEDDSKSQQEQVDKLTDKFVKNIDKVTAEKEKEISTI from the coding sequence GTGAAATTAACTGATGTTGAGGCGCGAATGCAGAAAGCTGTAGAAGCGACCCAGCACAATTTTAATAGTGTGCGAACGGGGCGTGCTAATGCTTCGCTATTGGATCGGATTACGGTGGAATATTATGGGGCAGAGACTCACCTCAAGGCTTTGGCAAATATTTCCTCCCCTGATGCTACGACATTAATGATTCAGCCTTTTGATCGCAGTAGTATGCGAGCAATTGAGAAGGCAATCTCTGAGTCGGATATTGGGCTAACCCCAAACAACGATGGCAGCAGTATTCGTCTAAATATTCCGCCATTAACTACCGATCGCCGTAAGGAGTTGGTAAAAATGGTTTCTAAACTTGCAGAAGAGGGCAAGGTCGCAGTGCGTAATGTGCGTCGTGATGCGATCGACTCATTGCGGAAGCTAGAAAAGGCAAAAGAAATTTCTGAAGATGATTCTAAAAGCCAACAAGAACAAGTAGATAAGTTAACGGATAAGTTCGTTAAAAATATCGATAAGGTTACAGCCGAAAAAGAAAAAGAAATTTCCACAATCTAA
- the cobA gene encoding uroporphyrinogen-III C-methyltransferase yields the protein MTNTDLQEVIQPALERFLGKVYLVGAGPGDAGLMTLKGKSLLETCDVVLYDALVSDEIIAMINPIAEKIHAGKRRGNHSLLQEETTQLLIEKAQKHAIVVRLKGGDPFIFGRGGEELADLRSAGIAVEVVPGITSGIAAPAYAGIPLTHRDFSSSVIFVTGHESAGKYRPQINWTAIAQAAETIVVYMGLHNLGEIVPKVIAAGLPESTPVALIRQGTRADQSELIGCLGNIVKLVQESNFAPPAIAVIGNIVNFRDV from the coding sequence ATGACAAATACAGATTTACAAGAAGTTATTCAACCTGCCTTAGAGCGGTTTTTAGGTAAGGTTTATTTAGTTGGTGCTGGGCCTGGTGATGCAGGATTGATGACACTTAAGGGCAAATCCTTGTTGGAAACTTGTGATGTAGTGCTTTACGATGCTTTGGTTAGTGATGAAATCATTGCCATGATTAACCCGATCGCAGAAAAAATCCATGCAGGTAAGCGGCGCGGAAATCATTCGCTATTGCAAGAGGAGACTACGCAGTTATTGATCGAGAAGGCGCAAAAACATGCGATCGTGGTGCGCTTAAAAGGTGGCGATCCGTTTATCTTTGGGCGTGGTGGTGAAGAGCTTGCCGATTTGCGATCGGCTGGGATTGCGGTTGAGGTTGTTCCAGGGATTACGTCAGGGATTGCCGCACCTGCCTATGCAGGAATTCCGCTTACCCATCGCGATTTTAGTTCGTCGGTAATTTTTGTGACTGGGCATGAGTCAGCTGGAAAATATCGACCACAGATCAATTGGACGGCGATCGCCCAAGCTGCCGAAACAATTGTGGTTTACATGGGATTGCATAATTTAGGCGAAATTGTCCCTAAAGTCATCGCAGCTGGCTTGCCTGAATCCACACCTGTAGCTTTAATTCGCCAAGGAACACGCGCTGATCAGTCAGAATTAATTGGCTGTTTGGGTAATATTGTTAAGCTTGTGCAAGAAAGTAACTTCGCCCCTCCTGCGATCGCAGTTATTGGTAACATTGTAAACTTTCGAGATGTATAG
- a CDS encoding DUF4259 domain-containing protein, with product MIYFRQERFMGTWAVDSFGNDDACDWTYELEKVNDLSPVEEALNAVLNSGEEGVEASEATEAIAAIEVIARLQGNWGKRSAYSESLDNWVEANKIQPSTALVQKAHLAIDLILAENSELKELW from the coding sequence ATGATTTACTTTAGGCAAGAGAGATTTATGGGAACTTGGGCTGTGGATTCCTTTGGAAATGATGATGCTTGTGACTGGACATATGAACTTGAGAAAGTTAATGACCTTTCCCCAGTTGAGGAAGCTCTGAATGCAGTACTTAATTCTGGGGAAGAAGGTGTTGAAGCCTCTGAAGCAACTGAAGCGATCGCGGCGATCGAAGTCATTGCTCGTTTGCAAGGCAACTGGGGTAAACGCAGTGCTTATTCCGAGAGTCTTGACAATTGGGTTGAAGCAAACAAAATTCAGCCATCAACTGCTTTAGTCCAGAAAGCTCATTTAGCGATCGATCTCATTCTTGCTGAAAATTCTGAATTGAAAGAATTATGGTAG
- a CDS encoding DUF86 domain-containing protein, giving the protein MNTSKVSIPVEIENNNHRLEVQIHDILEAIAATELFVSEIDFMQFSCDQKTIFAVERAIGLIGATAKRLPISFMDQYPQINWRRLTSVGDSLMFGYLEVDLNTLWELIQQDVPFIKELMQKAIASLQQ; this is encoded by the coding sequence ATGAATACAAGTAAAGTGAGTATTCCTGTGGAAATCGAGAATAATAATCATCGACTGGAAGTTCAAATACATGACATTTTAGAAGCGATCGCTGCTACGGAGTTATTTGTATCCGAGATAGATTTTATGCAGTTTAGTTGCGATCAAAAAACAATTTTTGCTGTAGAAAGGGCGATCGGTCTGATCGGTGCAACTGCGAAGCGGTTGCCAATTAGTTTTATGGATCAGTATCCCCAAATTAATTGGCGACGTTTGACTAGTGTTGGGGATAGCTTGATGTTTGGATATTTAGAAGTAGATCTCAATACTTTATGGGAGTTGATCCAGCAAGATGTGCCGTTTATTAAAGAGCTAATGCAAAAGGCGATCGCCAGTTTACAGCAGTAG
- a CDS encoding ABC exporter membrane fusion protein produces the protein MQVDKQADKQVETATDISNISRDTPSTSARNKTSTMKNALTPKRSNKFLIPAIVLALAAMGVSIWFVIGRFSSNPASTPATSASTKDQPKAISALGRLEPQGEVIKVASPSALGTSRIVKLMVKEGDTVKQGQVIAILDSYDRSVAALLQAQSQAQESDRNLARVRAGAKSGDIVAQEGNVMSAAANIKSLEANASRIKAELEIAGRDYNRFLEVFKEGAISQTVLDTYRLKVETLQGQFVQAQQQIQQAQFQLRQSQGLLSSVREVRPTDVQFAEAQLQTAIVNVKKAEVDLDLAQVRAPIDGQVLKINSKTGEVVSQTNGVMDLGNTSQMYVVAEIYETDIGKIKVGQTATIESEAFEGNITGKVDRIGLRIAKNDVLGTDPAAKTDVRIIEVKIKLDDSKKVSGLTNLQVRVKIES, from the coding sequence ATGCAGGTAGATAAACAGGCGGATAAACAGGTAGAAACGGCTACGGACATCAGTAACATATCGAGAGATACACCAAGCACCTCTGCCAGAAATAAAACTAGTACTATGAAAAATGCTCTGACCCCAAAACGCTCCAACAAATTTTTGATCCCTGCGATCGTACTTGCCCTAGCTGCAATGGGCGTGAGTATTTGGTTTGTAATCGGTCGTTTTAGCAGTAACCCCGCGTCTACACCTGCAACTAGTGCCAGCACCAAAGATCAACCAAAAGCCATCAGTGCATTAGGGCGCTTAGAGCCACAAGGCGAAGTCATCAAAGTTGCCTCACCTTCAGCACTGGGAACATCACGCATTGTGAAATTGATGGTCAAAGAAGGTGATACCGTCAAACAAGGTCAAGTGATTGCCATTCTCGATAGTTACGATCGCTCAGTAGCAGCATTACTACAAGCCCAAAGCCAAGCTCAAGAAAGCGATCGCAATCTTGCTAGAGTTCGCGCAGGCGCAAAAAGTGGTGATATTGTTGCCCAAGAAGGTAACGTCATGTCTGCCGCCGCCAATATCAAATCTTTAGAAGCCAATGCCTCCAGAATTAAAGCAGAATTGGAAATTGCAGGTAGAGATTACAATCGCTTTCTTGAAGTTTTCAAAGAAGGCGCAATTTCCCAGACCGTTCTTGATACTTATCGCCTCAAGGTTGAGACTTTGCAAGGTCAGTTTGTGCAAGCTCAGCAGCAAATTCAGCAAGCACAATTCCAGTTGCGTCAGTCTCAGGGATTACTCAGTAGCGTTAGAGAAGTCCGTCCCACTGACGTTCAGTTTGCCGAAGCTCAACTGCAAACTGCGATCGTCAATGTAAAAAAAGCAGAAGTTGATCTCGATCTAGCTCAAGTTCGTGCTCCGATTGATGGACAAGTTCTCAAAATCAACTCTAAAACTGGTGAAGTTGTCAGCCAGACAAATGGAGTCATGGATCTTGGCAATACCAGTCAGATGTACGTAGTTGCGGAAATCTATGAGACTGATATCGGCAAAATCAAGGTTGGGCAGACTGCCACGATTGAGAGTGAAGCTTTTGAGGGAAACATCACTGGTAAAGTCGATCGCATTGGTTTGCGGATTGCCAAAAATGATGTTCTCGGAACTGACCCAGCCGCCAAGACTGATGTGCGGATTATCGAAGTCAAGATTAAGTTAGATGACAGTAAAAAAGTCTCAGGGCTTACTAATTTACAAGTCAGAGTCAAGATTGAAAGTTAA
- a CDS encoding FtsX-like permease family protein has protein sequence MIFAVPLAWLQLTYEKSRLLVAIAGITFAVVLMFLQLGFRDALFNSAIRLQSNLVGDLVLISPQSTNLVGMRNFSQRRLYQALGMKEVASVNPLYIGIGAWKIKEDPAGQTRNILVLGANPDAKVFKMPGSISNIDRVKTQDVVLFDRASRAEFGPIVSECGTLALKAQFNDEAFVCNKLVSREVANRKLTVGGLFELGASFAADGSMITSDTNFLRIFDNRRAGLINVGLINLKPDASPYEAMRNFILSQTSDKVILPREKLQPDGKRIRSLYQEKIGADGKITLEEDKNKVVISKSDLTVEDLKKTEDAAIDDTRILTIQGYIDFEKGYWQKSTAIGFIFTLGTVMGFIVGIVIVYQILYTDVSDHLAEYATLKAMGYGNLYLAQIVIQEAFALSILGFIPGLGISFFLYNLTKNATLLPLYIWDKAIPVMILTIVMCVISGAISLRKVQSADPAEIFG, from the coding sequence ATGATTTTTGCCGTACCTCTTGCTTGGCTACAACTTACTTACGAAAAAAGCCGACTACTAGTTGCGATCGCAGGGATTACTTTTGCGGTGGTCTTAATGTTTTTGCAATTAGGATTCCGTGATGCTCTATTTAACAGCGCGATTCGACTACAAAGTAATTTGGTGGGCGACTTAGTGCTTATTAGCCCTCAATCCACTAACCTAGTGGGGATGCGAAACTTCTCTCAGCGTCGCTTATATCAAGCTTTAGGCATGAAAGAAGTCGCTTCAGTAAACCCTCTTTACATTGGTATTGGTGCTTGGAAAATCAAAGAAGACCCTGCGGGACAGACTCGCAACATTCTAGTGTTAGGGGCAAATCCTGATGCTAAGGTCTTTAAGATGCCTGGTTCCATATCAAACATTGATCGCGTTAAAACTCAAGATGTAGTTCTATTTGATCGTGCCTCTCGTGCCGAGTTCGGTCCAATTGTTAGTGAATGTGGCACTTTAGCCTTAAAAGCCCAATTTAATGATGAAGCTTTTGTTTGCAATAAATTGGTCAGTCGTGAAGTTGCTAATCGAAAACTAACTGTTGGTGGATTATTTGAGCTAGGAGCATCTTTTGCCGCAGATGGTTCGATGATTACTAGTGATACAAATTTCCTAAGAATTTTTGATAATCGACGTGCGGGATTAATTAATGTTGGATTGATTAACCTAAAGCCTGATGCATCTCCCTATGAAGCGATGCGAAACTTTATTCTTAGCCAGACAAGCGATAAGGTAATTTTGCCGCGTGAAAAATTACAACCCGACGGCAAACGAATTCGGAGTTTATATCAAGAAAAGATTGGTGCAGATGGAAAAATCACTCTTGAAGAAGATAAGAATAAAGTAGTGATATCCAAGTCTGATTTGACGGTTGAAGATCTCAAAAAAACTGAGGATGCGGCGATCGATGATACAAGAATCTTGACGATACAAGGCTATATTGACTTTGAGAAAGGCTATTGGCAAAAAAGCACTGCGATCGGCTTTATTTTTACTCTTGGAACCGTGATGGGTTTCATCGTAGGAATTGTGATTGTCTATCAGATTCTTTATACTGATGTTTCCGATCACCTTGCGGAATATGCCACTCTCAAAGCTATGGGTTATGGGAATCTATACTTGGCTCAAATTGTAATTCAAGAAGCTTTTGCATTATCGATTTTAGGCTTTATTCCAGGATTAGGAATTTCTTTCTTTCTGTATAACCTCACCAAAAATGCGACTTTGTTACCATTATATATTTGGGACAAAGCAATCCCAGTCATGATCTTAACGATAGTGATGTGTGTAATCTCTGGAGCAATATCCCTACGCAAAGTCCAATCGGCTGATCCTGCGGAAATCTTCGGATAG